AAATATTTTCgattactttaatttaagcaaagtacatttatttatttgtttggaaatttaaaaacaaagttttcatttaaaacttttttattaccCATTTTAGGACCCACAGAGACCTGCACCAACACATTCTACGACTTTTTCAAGGTGGAGATGACTCGCGGCTATATGCTGGAGCACGATGAGGAACGCTATTCGGCGCGGCGGCAGAAGATTTACAGCTTTATGCGCATACCACGGGATCTGGAGCGGTTCATGGTGTACGGGATCATGCAGTGTGCCGACTCCTTCCTCTACATTCACACCTTTCTGCCCGTCCGATTTCTAATGGCCATTTGGGCCTTGGTTTCCCGGACTTTTGCGCGGATTTTTCGCCTTCGCAGCACTGGACAACGCCTATTGTCGCCAGCGGAAATCTGCGATTTGCTCAAGGGTGTCATCTGGATGTCGGTTACGCTTATAATGCTCCTGGTGGATACGAATCGAGTGTACCACATCATAAAGTCGCAGTCAATCATCAAGCTGTACATATTCTATAACATGCTGGAGGTAGGCGATAGGCTGCTGTCCGCTTTTGGTCAGGATACCATCGATGCTCTATTCTGGACGGCCACCGAACCGAAGAATTCTAAGCGGGAACACTTTGGAGTCCTCACACACGTTCTCTTCACGCTAATCTATGTGTTTTTGCATAGCGGACTGATCATGTTCCAGGTTGGTATTAGAAAAGACCCTAGTTCCGTATTTGAACTATTAATACTAATGGATGAGTTTCTCTTTTAGGCCACCTGTTTGAATGTCGCAGTGAACTCCAACAACAAGGGCCTGCTGACCATAATGATATCAAACAACTTCGTTGAGCTCAAGGGATCCGTGTTTAAGAAGTTCGACAAGAACAACCTCTTCCAGCTTACCTGCAGCGATGTGCGGGAGCGCTTCCACCTATCCGTGCTGCTGTTCATTGTGGTGATCCAGACTATGAAGGAGTTCGACTGGAGCATCACCCAGTTCTGTGTGATGCTGCCCGACTGTTTTGCCGTGCTATTTACTGAAATCTTAATTGATTGGGTGAAGCATGCGTTTATCACGAGATTCAATGAGCTGCCGGAGAGCATCTATAGGGAGTACACGACCAGTCTGGCCTACGATATGACCCAGACACGACAGAAGCACGCTTTTTCGGATCACTCGGATTTAGTGGCCCGCCGCATGGGCTTTATACCATTCCCCCTGGCGGTAGTCTTGATAAAAGCAATCTACACGGCGGTTTCATTCGAAAACCTTGCCGCCTGGCTACTCTTTCTGCTGGCCTATCTGTTTGCCATGGGCCTGCGAATCTGCTTGACCATCTGTGCGCTTGGCAAGGCCTGCAAACTGATGAAGGAGCACCAAACAGAGCGGAATAGTTCAACGCCGAGTAGCATGACCAATGTGCCTGTTATAGGAGCAGCTGCCCCTGTCTCGACGTCTTCGATGGGCGGAGCGTctcacaataataataataacaatagcATTGGCTCGAAGCCAGCACAAGTGACCACATTGGTGACACCGCCCAGTGCCGTCAATCTCGATGTGAGTCACAATTTCTCGCGGGCCTCAATCGCCTCCACGTCCACGCCAAAGAAAGCGGTCAGTGAGCAGGAGCTCGATGTTACCAACTCCCTGGAACTGGGTGCCACAGCTCTCTTTTCGAATAGTGATGTGGACTTAGATGATGTTTGCCTCAACGAGCAGGTGACCAACACCAATCCGGGCCCATCCATCCAGGAGGTTTACCAGGAGCAGGACCTGGTGCGCAGCCAGCCGGATCTGATGCTGCTAAACGATTCCGCTGGCGGAGAGGCGAGCCTCAAGGCCAAGCAGACGACTCAGCGGCTGCCCAAGCGAACGCACAAGCGATCCGAGTCGGAGCCAGGCATTCCCAGTCTGGTGGAGAAGGGAGCAACTTCCGGACTCGCGGGCGGCAACCAAACGACACAGCTGTAGCCATAAATTGatgctaatttaatttaatatttgattttacctTGTACGTAGTTGCGTCTATAATCTTTTGTGTATCGCTTAGTTGCTCCTCggtaaatttaagtaaacaaggatttaaaatgtattttaagttttagctCAAAATATGTTCTCTCTAGAATATCAAACTGTACCTCAAAATCCTTTACATGGTGTGCCCTAACTTGATAAACAAGTTTTTGAGGATTCAGAATTAAACCTACCATTTTGGCTGTTATTGAGCACTTTAaggaataaaatattgaagatTTTGTCTACAAAATTGTTTACTGTTAAGAGGTGAAAAGCTAAATGGAATGAAACTGTAGAGttctaaatttattaaactattatGTTTATTGAGGAAACAATGtggattttaaattgttaatcaATGAAAAACACTATTCATCGTTGTATATCATATATTTCGCACTGAGCCACATAACGGcaatatataaattcaaaactaCCTTTTCCATAGATATGGAACAAAAAGGCTTTTTTGTTAcacattatataatttttatatcattgCATAGGCTATTTTATCTTCAGTCAAATTTCTCGAGCctttgtatatttttcatCTGCATCAATAGAGAGTTGATATAGCCTTCCGTCCCTTTATTCTTCtgtcttagttttaaagcaataaaagaaTGTAGTTTGGGAGTATGTGATCTAGTGTTAAATCAAACCTTTGAGACCTATCAAATGTAACATATTTGTTTACTTCACACACACTTTTAgctacttttaaattattgatttaacaaaacccttttataatattgttaaaaatttaacaccCTAATGGAACTTAGTCCCAGCCGGCCCAGAAATCAGACGTACAAGTGCCTGTTGCTGGGTGATTCTGGCGTAGGCAAGTCCACGTTCCTGCGTCGCCATGCCACCGGAAAGTTCACTGAGCAGCATGTGCCCACCAGGGGTCTCCTCGTCCACACGGTCCTGCTGCAGGCGGACTACCAAGCGGTGGCCCTGGAGCTTTGGGACGTGGCCGGCGATGCCAGGCATGGTGGTCTCCAGAATGGATACTATTTCCATGCCAAGTGCGCCATCGTGATGTTCGACCTGAGCGCCGAATCCTCGGCGGCGAGCGTGGTGCAATGGCTCCGCGAGGTGGACGATATATGTGACCTTCAAATTTCGGTGGTAATTTGCGGTAATAAGGCGGATTTGAAGCCAATGCCACAGAAGTTGCTGTATCGTCGTCACCGTAGCATTGACTACTGTGAAATTTCCGCACGAGCCGCTTGGAATCTTGACGAGCCCCTGAAGTTCCTGTGTCGGAGGCTGCTGAATAAATCCAATTTGGTGCTGATTTCCCAGCCGATCGTTAAGGCAATGCCGGGTTGTCTGCTGGACGAGCAAAAGATTCGACGTCGAGTGGTGGACATAAGGAAGAGGGCTCTTCCGGAGCAGAATGACGAAATGGAAACATCCACGGCCACCAAAAGTCATGTCATCGTCCTAAATTGAGCCCTGAAATTGTATGTAATTATAGTAGTAAGTGGGTATACATGAtgattatatatgtatatatgtatagattatatatgtatattatgtttataaattaccCCATAACCTTTACCATTTATAGTCTGAAACCAATCCAAGTTTATATCACTAAGTTTACTGCAAATTCATAGTGGCAAAAATGGCTTTCAGCTTCAcatgaaattgtttttgggCCC
This genomic window from Drosophila gunungcola strain Sukarami chromosome 3R, Dgunungcola_SK_2, whole genome shotgun sequence contains:
- the LOC128264037 gene encoding protein TAPT1 homolog isoform X1 — its product is MNTSLNSAGGKRQLRFRGDVTGSRVEELHLHQEEIKQKALAQDDVAATPTATQSGPTETCTNTFYDFFKVEMTRGYMLEHDEERYSARRQKIYSFMRIPRDLERFMVYGIMQCADSFLYIHTFLPVRFLMAIWALVSRTFARIFRLRSTGQRLLSPAEICDLLKGVIWMSVTLIMLLVDTNRVYHIIKSQSIIKLYIFYNMLEVGDRLLSAFGQDTIDALFWTATEPKNSKREHFGVLTHVLFTLIYVFLHSGLIMFQATCLNVAVNSNNKGLLTIMISNNFVELKGSVFKKFDKNNLFQLTCSDVRERFHLSVLLFIVVIQTMKEFDWSITQFCVMLPDCFAVLFTEILIDWVKHAFITRFNELPESIYREYTTSLAYDMTQTRQKHAFSDHSDLVARRMGFIPFPLAVVLIKAIYTAVSFENLAAWLLFLLAYLFAMGLRICLTICALGKACKLMKEHQTERNSSTPSSMTNVPVIGAAAPVSTSSMGGASHNNNNNNSIGSKPAQVTTLVTPPSAVNLDVSHNFSRASIASTSTPKKAVSEQELDVTNSLELGATALFSNSDVDLDDVCLNEQVTNTNPGPSIQEVYQEQDLVRSQPDLMLLNDSAGGEASLKAKQTTQRLPKRTHKRSESEPGIPSLVEKGATSGLAGGNQTTQL
- the LOC128264037 gene encoding protein TAPT1 homolog isoform X2, coding for MNTSLNSAGGKRQLRFRGDVTGSRVEELHLHQEEIKQKALAQDDVAATPTATQSETCTNTFYDFFKVEMTRGYMLEHDEERYSARRQKIYSFMRIPRDLERFMVYGIMQCADSFLYIHTFLPVRFLMAIWALVSRTFARIFRLRSTGQRLLSPAEICDLLKGVIWMSVTLIMLLVDTNRVYHIIKSQSIIKLYIFYNMLEVGDRLLSAFGQDTIDALFWTATEPKNSKREHFGVLTHVLFTLIYVFLHSGLIMFQATCLNVAVNSNNKGLLTIMISNNFVELKGSVFKKFDKNNLFQLTCSDVRERFHLSVLLFIVVIQTMKEFDWSITQFCVMLPDCFAVLFTEILIDWVKHAFITRFNELPESIYREYTTSLAYDMTQTRQKHAFSDHSDLVARRMGFIPFPLAVVLIKAIYTAVSFENLAAWLLFLLAYLFAMGLRICLTICALGKACKLMKEHQTERNSSTPSSMTNVPVIGAAAPVSTSSMGGASHNNNNNNSIGSKPAQVTTLVTPPSAVNLDVSHNFSRASIASTSTPKKAVSEQELDVTNSLELGATALFSNSDVDLDDVCLNEQVTNTNPGPSIQEVYQEQDLVRSQPDLMLLNDSAGGEASLKAKQTTQRLPKRTHKRSESEPGIPSLVEKGATSGLAGGNQTTQL
- the LOC128264044 gene encoding GTP-binding nuclear protein Ran-like, translating into MELSPSRPRNQTYKCLLLGDSGVGKSTFLRRHATGKFTEQHVPTRGLLVHTVLLQADYQAVALELWDVAGDARHGGLQNGYYFHAKCAIVMFDLSAESSAASVVQWLREVDDICDLQISVVICGNKADLKPMPQKLLYRRHRSIDYCEISARAAWNLDEPLKFLCRRLLNKSNLVLISQPIVKAMPGCLLDEQKIRRRVVDIRKRALPEQNDEMETSTATKSHVIVLN